One window of Thermocoleostomius sinensis A174 genomic DNA carries:
- a CDS encoding GIY-YIG nuclease family protein, giving the protein MTSILLADLTYYPYLDDAGQVTDAFSGKVGVYAIFDHAQTLQYISYSRDVSFSLKQHLIRQPHHCYWFKVQTIDRPNRTALEEIRASWISENGAIPPGNAEEAAAWSQAIDVKAQMTAAEQAVYEASDGLDKVKVLKKIARRVEEDVLAQLEARGVKMPLRFDPKAKEEGLLLLK; this is encoded by the coding sequence ATGACATCAATTTTGCTAGCGGATTTAACCTATTACCCCTATTTGGACGACGCCGGACAGGTCACTGATGCATTCAGTGGCAAGGTTGGAGTATATGCCATTTTTGATCACGCGCAAACACTTCAGTATATTAGTTATTCCCGCGATGTATCGTTTAGTCTCAAACAGCATCTTATTCGCCAGCCCCATCACTGCTATTGGTTTAAGGTGCAAACAATCGATCGTCCTAACCGCACGGCACTAGAAGAAATTCGTGCCAGTTGGATTAGTGAAAATGGTGCTATTCCTCCTGGTAATGCCGAGGAAGCAGCTGCCTGGAGTCAGGCGATCGATGTAAAAGCACAAATGACCGCCGCCGAACAAGCAGTATACGAAGCCAGTGATGGTCTAGATAAAGTGAAGGTGCTGAAAAAAATTGCTCGCCGTGTCGAAGAGGATGTCTTGGCGCAATTAGAGGCACGGGGTGTCAAAATGCCGCTTCGGTTTGACCCTAAAGCAAAAGAAGAAGGGTTACTGCTGTTGAAATAA
- a CDS encoding DUF1517 domain-containing protein produces MRGFSKIQLLTATAFSFVLLNALGVNFHQGALSEQSILQGDRVEARSSGGSGRGGSFSRPSGGGSGGGSGSSGGGFSGGSGGSGGYRDPYYRDYPSDPYYRERPYSNPGPVIVPVPGGYGGGYVATGGDAFLPLLVFLVLFMIFPIAAMYMARNSRSRNHYGGYPVAGGNRELANDIVTVTMLQVALLAQARYIQERLTELTLSADMETPEGLADMLKETVLALLRSPENWSHVRAMSQTVKSREEAAQLFEKLSVVERSKFSSETLARVGGRIRRQELRPGDDGPAAFIVVTLLIGTEDDRPIIDQTIHSAQELQAALQRIGAITPEYLLIYELLWSPQDASDSLTYDELLAEYPDLVQI; encoded by the coding sequence ATGCGAGGTTTTTCTAAGATTCAACTGCTAACGGCAACCGCGTTTTCTTTTGTTCTCCTGAATGCGTTGGGAGTGAATTTTCACCAAGGTGCATTATCTGAGCAAAGCATCTTACAAGGCGATCGGGTTGAAGCAAGAAGTTCGGGTGGCTCGGGTCGAGGCGGTTCCTTTAGTCGTCCATCAGGAGGAGGCTCAGGGGGTGGTTCCGGGTCTTCTGGAGGAGGCTTCAGCGGTGGCTCGGGCGGCTCAGGTGGCTATCGTGATCCTTACTATCGTGACTATCCTAGCGATCCTTACTACCGCGAGCGTCCATATTCTAATCCTGGTCCAGTGATTGTACCGGTTCCCGGTGGGTATGGTGGCGGATATGTCGCAACAGGTGGGGATGCCTTTTTGCCGTTGCTGGTGTTTTTAGTGCTGTTCATGATATTTCCGATCGCTGCCATGTATATGGCGCGGAACAGTCGCAGTCGCAACCACTATGGGGGCTATCCAGTCGCAGGAGGCAATCGAGAGCTAGCTAATGATATTGTCACCGTTACAATGTTGCAAGTGGCATTATTGGCTCAAGCTCGTTACATTCAGGAGCGACTGACAGAATTGACCTTAAGCGCAGACATGGAGACGCCGGAAGGGTTGGCGGATATGCTGAAGGAAACGGTTTTAGCTCTGCTGCGATCGCCCGAAAACTGGTCTCATGTTCGTGCTATGTCTCAAACGGTGAAGAGCCGAGAAGAAGCCGCACAGTTGTTTGAAAAACTTTCGGTAGTTGAACGCAGCAAATTTAGTAGTGAAACCTTGGCTAGGGTTGGTGGACGCATTCGTCGGCAGGAATTGCGCCCTGGTGACGATGGCCCCGCAGCGTTTATCGTGGTGACGCTGTTAATTGGCACTGAAGACGATCGTCCCATCATCGATCAGACTATCCACTCAGCCCAAGAGCTACAAGCGGCTTTACAGCGAATTGGAGCCATTACGCCAGAGTATCTGCTAATTTATGAATTGCTGTGGAGTCCTCAAGATGCTAGTGATAGTCTGACCTATGATGAATTGCTGGCAGAGTATCCTGATCTGGTTCAAATTTAG